The Engystomops pustulosus chromosome 4, aEngPut4.maternal, whole genome shotgun sequence genome contains a region encoding:
- the THAP5 gene encoding THAP domain-containing protein 5 codes for MPSCQTMTYELHHASLENIPINTSSVSKMSLEVPLVLLGDIVSENLHRFHVNNFIDRPQTSDKSLVFSTITQTIEQLGSAEESVIAIIVPEDVARQQTILTSQTIFQDQQFTEEEDISSNESDRAEEILEMEHSYCRHDIDRMHLCETIAKLQSQVALLEEQEGIILARLRSLEEIFGQLKQDNVLSEEKIKIIEDCQSNLDFAVVQ; via the coding sequence ATGCCAAGCTGCCAGACAATGACTTACGAATTGCATCATGCCTCCCTGGAAAATATACCTATTAACACATCATCTGTCTCCAAGATGTCTCTAGAAGTACCATTAGTATTGCTGGGTGACATTGTCTCTGAAAATCTACATAGATTTCATGTAAATAATTTCATTGACAGACCGCAAACCTCTGACAAATCACTTGTATTCTCtacaattacacaaacaatagagCAACTGGGCTCGGCTGAAGAATCCGTCATAGCCATAATTGTCCCAGAGGACGTTGCAAGACAGCAAACTATTTTGACAAGTCAGACCATCTTCCAGGATCAGCAATTCACTGAAGAGGAAGACATTTCTTCCAACGAATCGGACAGAGCTGAGGAGATTTTAGAAATGGAGCATTCATACTGCAGACATGACATAGACAGGATGCATCTCTGTGAAACCATTGCTAAACTCCAGTCCCAAGTGGCGCTGCTAGAAGAGCAGGAGGGCATCATTCTTGCCCGACTCAGGTCTCTGGAAGAGATTTTTGGACAATTAAAGCAGGACAATGTGTTATCAGAGGAAAAGATAAAAATCATTGAAGATTGTCAGAGTAACTTAGATTTTGCAGTTGTACAATAA
- the DNAJB9 gene encoding dnaJ homolog subfamily B member 9 — MASAQSVLTFAVCILLISEVILATKTYYDILGVPKNASERQIKKAFHKLAMKYHPDKNKSPDAEAKFREIAEAYETLSDDNKRKEYDQFGHDAFTTGGRGSNEKHFHQHFNLDDLFKDFDFFGESQNTRSKRHFDHAHFRNQHDPSSRHRRQFDDFGFGGSLFNDMFDDMEKMFTFGSFGNAQRPNVRTDGRFHGSSKHCRTVTQRRGNMVTTYTDCSGQ; from the exons ATGGCTTCAGCTCAATCTGTCCTCACTTTTGCAGTTTGTATATTATTGATATCTGAAGTTATATTGGCTACAAAGACTTATTATGACATCTTGGGGGTTCCAAAAAACGCCTCTGAGCGTCAGATTAAGAAAGCTTTCCATAAGCTTGCTATGAAGTATCATCCAGATAAGAATAAAAGTCCTGACGCTGAAGCGAAGTTCAGGGAGATAGCTGAAG CATATGAGACCCTGTCGGATGACAATAAACGGAAGGAATATGACCAGTTTGGCCATGATGCTTTTACAACTGGAGGACGCGGCAGTAATGAAAAGCATTTCCATCAACATTTTAACCTCGACGACCTGTTCAAAGACTTTGACTTTTTTGGAGAGAGCCAGAACACTAGATCAAAGAGACACTTTGACCATGCCCATTTTAGGAACCAGCATGATCCATCTAGCAGGCACAGGCGCCAATTTGATGACTTTGGGTTTGGGGGAAGTCTATTTAATGACATGTTTGACGATATGGAAAAGATGTTTACTTTTGGTAGTTTTGGAAATGCACAAAGGCCCAATGTAAGAACAGATGGACGTTTCCATGGATCAAGCAAGCACTGTAGAACTGTCACTCAGCGACGAGGGAACATGGTCACAACCTATACAGATTGTTCAGGACAATAA